Proteins found in one Exiguobacterium sp. 9-2 genomic segment:
- a CDS encoding LacI family DNA-binding transcriptional regulator, translating to MGTIYDLAKMTGFSITTVSKALNNYSDVSEKTKAKIVQAAAEMGYLPNAHAQSLSTKRSWTIGVMFSEAHGVGMMHPFFNAIIESFRKATEQQGYDLIFASRNLRNRDMSYLEHFRHRAVDGIVVICSDQLDLHVQELIQSTIPIVVVDMYSPDCSVVYSDNITGGRLAVEHLYELGHRRIAHIAGDTTTDAGAARIEGYKQAMTQFGLPIPDGYIANGGLFSGEEGKRAMQELLVLPDRPTAVFAAGDQMAIGAIEAIHEAGLQIPTDISLVGYDDIEMAKYITPKLTTVRQDTETIGQQAASVLIEQIVDKQRMTTQDVIPVELIVRHSTGPAPE from the coding sequence GATGACTGGTTTTTCGATCACGACGGTCTCGAAAGCCTTAAATAATTATTCAGATGTCAGTGAAAAGACGAAAGCGAAGATCGTCCAGGCGGCAGCTGAGATGGGATACTTGCCGAATGCACATGCTCAATCGCTCTCGACAAAACGTTCGTGGACGATTGGTGTCATGTTTTCAGAAGCACATGGTGTCGGCATGATGCATCCGTTCTTTAATGCGATCATTGAAAGCTTCCGGAAAGCAACGGAGCAACAAGGTTATGATCTGATTTTTGCATCACGAAATTTACGTAATCGGGACATGAGTTACTTGGAGCACTTTCGGCACCGAGCAGTTGATGGCATTGTCGTCATCTGTTCGGACCAGTTGGATCTGCACGTTCAAGAATTGATTCAAAGTACGATTCCGATCGTTGTCGTTGATATGTACAGTCCGGATTGTAGCGTCGTCTATTCCGACAATATTACGGGTGGGCGACTAGCCGTCGAGCATCTATATGAATTAGGTCATCGCCGGATTGCGCATATCGCTGGCGATACGACGACGGATGCTGGTGCAGCAAGGATCGAAGGTTATAAACAAGCAATGACTCAGTTTGGTTTGCCGATTCCGGACGGCTATATTGCAAACGGTGGGTTGTTTTCCGGAGAAGAAGGAAAACGGGCGATGCAAGAATTGCTGGTGCTACCGGATCGACCGACTGCTGTCTTTGCGGCAGGGGACCAAATGGCAATCGGCGCTATTGAAGCGATTCATGAAGCTGGCTTACAGATTCCAACAGATATCTCACTCGTAGGCTACGATGATATCGAGATGGCGAAGTATATCACACCGAAGCTGACGACTGTTCGGCAAGATACGGAAACAATTGGTCAGCAAGCGGCTTCAGTCTTGATCGAACAGATTGTCGATAAACAGCGGATGACGACACAAGACGTCATTCCCGTCGAGTTGATCGTTCGTCATTCGACAGGTCCTGCACCTGAGTGA
- a CDS encoding ABC transporter substrate-binding protein, producing MKKAFISAVTIGAMTATVLAGCTGSGEDTTSGGKEVLKIWSFTDELKKPIKKFEEKNGVKVELTIVPMADYPTKLKPALESGVGAPDIFTGEIAFLKQWVDAGYWANLSEKPFNADDVAKDYIPYVFDMGKDKEGNVRALSWQTTPGGIYYKRSIAKKVLGTDDPKKIGGMMNSMDGVFEVADKMKQKGYKMFPDEGSIRWFVQGNDPQPWVNDKQELVLTDARKEYMDYAKELRTKQYTALAPEWSPSWYAGMDKPVKVKENGKEIQTEVFSYVLPTWGLHSVLKENVKKSAGDWAVTSGPSPYFWGGTWLGVYKDSEKQKLAYDFVKMMTQDEEFLTDWAKETGDVLAFKPVTDKIKTNFKEDFLDGQNNYEFFLKQADQIKPGIVTKYDQQLDTLYGAAVTEYVRGKKSKDEALTEFYKKVKNAYPDVKVPE from the coding sequence ATGAAAAAGGCGTTCATTAGTGCAGTCACGATTGGTGCCATGACAGCAACTGTCTTAGCGGGATGTACGGGAAGTGGCGAAGACACTACAAGTGGTGGCAAAGAGGTCTTAAAGATTTGGTCATTTACGGATGAATTAAAAAAGCCAATCAAAAAATTTGAAGAAAAGAATGGCGTCAAAGTCGAATTGACGATCGTGCCAATGGCCGACTATCCGACGAAGTTGAAACCAGCTCTTGAAAGTGGCGTCGGAGCACCAGATATCTTCACGGGTGAAATCGCCTTCTTGAAACAATGGGTCGACGCTGGCTACTGGGCAAATTTATCCGAAAAGCCGTTTAATGCAGATGACGTCGCAAAAGACTACATTCCGTATGTATTTGACATGGGGAAAGATAAAGAAGGAAACGTGCGTGCGCTCTCTTGGCAAACGACGCCAGGAGGCATTTACTACAAACGAAGCATTGCGAAAAAAGTACTTGGAACAGACGACCCGAAAAAAATCGGCGGCATGATGAATTCAATGGATGGGGTGTTTGAAGTCGCCGATAAAATGAAGCAAAAAGGCTATAAAATGTTCCCAGATGAAGGATCGATTCGTTGGTTCGTGCAAGGCAATGATCCACAACCATGGGTCAACGACAAGCAGGAGCTCGTCTTGACCGATGCGCGAAAAGAATATATGGACTACGCAAAAGAACTCCGTACGAAACAATATACTGCCCTTGCACCGGAATGGTCACCATCGTGGTACGCCGGCATGGATAAACCAGTCAAAGTCAAAGAGAATGGCAAAGAAATTCAGACAGAGGTCTTCTCGTATGTGTTACCGACTTGGGGACTGCATAGCGTCTTGAAGGAAAACGTGAAAAAATCCGCAGGAGACTGGGCTGTCACGAGCGGACCGAGTCCTTACTTCTGGGGCGGAACATGGTTAGGCGTCTACAAAGATTCGGAAAAACAAAAACTCGCGTATGATTTCGTCAAAATGATGACGCAGGACGAAGAATTCTTGACAGATTGGGCAAAGGAAACGGGTGACGTCTTAGCATTCAAGCCAGTCACGGATAAAATCAAGACTAACTTTAAAGAAGATTTCTTGGATGGACAGAACAACTACGAATTTTTCTTAAAGCAAGCAGACCAAATCAAACCAGGCATCGTTACGAAGTATGATCAACAACTTGACACGCTCTATGGAGCTGCCGTGACAGAGTATGTTCGCGGAAAAAAATCAAAGGACGAAGCTCTTACGGAATTCTATAAAAAAGTCAAAAACGCGTACCCTGATGTAAAAGTACCCGAATAA
- a CDS encoding carbohydrate ABC transporter permease: MKKIDRTGYLFIAPFWIVFLIFSIYPVALTFYYSFTNYTGAEGEQVVGLANYTRLLSDSYFIEAFFNTIKIWAVNFTLQIGGALLLALLFSDLQLKLKGLAFFRATFYLPNLITISSVALLFGILLDWQHGSLNMMLMKIGIISEPINWLTQPVTAQVSVSLILTWMWLGHSFIVVMAGVSGISKDYFEAALIDGATRWQIFSRITLPLLKPILLYIMITSLIGGLQLFDLPMLITDGIGAPDGALNTMVLYLYNQAFKYNNYGYAAAVAYGLFAITLVFSIIVFKGMFRKERSPKGA, from the coding sequence GTGAAAAAAATCGATCGCACTGGGTATCTCTTCATCGCACCGTTTTGGATCGTCTTCCTGATCTTCAGTATTTATCCGGTCGCCCTGACATTCTATTACAGCTTTACGAACTATACGGGGGCTGAAGGGGAACAAGTCGTTGGTCTTGCGAACTATACTCGGCTATTGAGTGACAGTTACTTCATCGAAGCGTTCTTTAACACGATCAAGATTTGGGCTGTCAACTTTACCTTACAAATTGGCGGAGCATTGTTGCTTGCATTGCTGTTCTCCGACCTCCAATTGAAATTGAAGGGGCTCGCGTTCTTCCGAGCGACCTTTTATCTGCCGAACTTGATTACGATCAGCTCCGTGGCGTTACTGTTTGGAATCTTGCTCGACTGGCAACATGGCTCGCTCAACATGATGTTGATGAAGATCGGTATCATTTCAGAGCCAATCAACTGGTTAACACAACCTGTCACAGCACAAGTATCTGTTTCACTCATCCTGACATGGATGTGGCTCGGTCACTCGTTCATCGTCGTCATGGCAGGCGTGTCTGGCATCTCGAAAGATTATTTTGAAGCGGCCTTGATTGACGGAGCGACCCGATGGCAAATTTTTTCTCGAATCACTTTGCCGCTGCTCAAGCCAATCTTATTGTATATCATGATCACCTCACTGATCGGTGGTTTGCAATTGTTCGACCTGCCGATGCTGATCACAGATGGAATCGGGGCGCCGGACGGGGCACTGAATACGATGGTGCTGTATCTCTATAACCAGGCATTCAAATACAACAACTATGGCTATGCTGCAGCTGTCGCTTATGGGTTGTTTGCCATCACTCTTGTTTTTTCAATCATCGTCTTCAAAGGGATGTTCCGAAAAGAACGTTCACCGAAAGGAGCCTGA
- a CDS encoding carbohydrate ABC transporter permease: MERNAEARRLVPQTEEQPERSEHPLRLPPPPKRKKPWLGKTIIYLALIALTIACIIPFLMMIVNATRSNEEVLSGFSLIPGNSLADNYAALSSYVNIWSGFKNSLIIAVLVTVLSGYFSALTAFGFAFYQFKGKNVLFVFMLIMMMIPGQLGLIGFYELSKNLGLLDSFIPLIVPAIASPFTVFFIRQYVQTVLHPSLIEAARIDGASEWRIFHTIALPMMMPAIATMSIFTFIGSWNNYIMPLVLLFSPEKYTLPVLMGFLKGSQVAENLGSLYLGIAISVVPIMIAFLFLSKYIVSSISAGAVKE; the protein is encoded by the coding sequence ATGGAACGAAATGCAGAAGCACGCCGGCTCGTGCCACAAACGGAAGAACAACCAGAACGCTCGGAGCATCCGCTTCGATTGCCGCCGCCTCCAAAACGGAAAAAACCATGGCTTGGAAAAACGATCATTTACCTCGCATTGATTGCCTTGACGATTGCCTGCATCATTCCATTCTTGATGATGATCGTCAACGCAACCCGGTCAAATGAAGAAGTCCTGTCCGGCTTTTCTTTGATCCCGGGCAACTCGCTTGCTGACAACTACGCGGCGTTGAGTTCGTACGTCAATATCTGGTCCGGCTTTAAAAACAGCTTGATCATTGCTGTACTCGTGACCGTCTTGTCGGGATACTTTTCCGCCTTGACCGCATTCGGTTTTGCATTCTATCAATTCAAAGGAAAAAATGTCTTGTTCGTGTTCATGCTGATCATGATGATGATTCCAGGACAGCTCGGATTGATCGGTTTTTATGAGCTCAGCAAAAACTTAGGATTGCTCGATAGCTTCATTCCGCTCATCGTACCGGCTATTGCTAGCCCGTTCACCGTGTTCTTCATCCGGCAGTACGTCCAGACGGTCCTCCATCCGAGTTTGATTGAAGCAGCACGTATCGATGGAGCAAGCGAATGGCGGATCTTCCATACGATCGCCTTACCGATGATGATGCCCGCGATTGCGACGATGTCGATCTTCACCTTCATCGGTTCTTGGAATAACTACATCATGCCGCTCGTCTTACTCTTCTCGCCAGAAAAGTATACGCTCCCGGTCTTGATGGGATTCTTGAAAGGTTCACAAGTCGCAGAGAACTTAGGGTCACTGTATCTCGGCATCGCGATTTCCGTCGTGCCGATCATGATCGCTTTCTTGTTCCTCTCGAAGTATATCGTTAGCAGTATCTCGGCTGGTGCCGTCAAAGAATAA
- a CDS encoding GH1 family beta-glucosidase: MKFAPNFVFGTATSSYQIEGAYNEDGRTPSIWDAFCAEDGKVFNWQNGNVACDHYHRYEEDIAHIKKLGVDTYRFSIAWPRIFPQKGIYNPEGMAFYKQLATRLREEGIKPAVTLYHWDLPLWAHEEGGWVNRESVDWFLDFARACFTELDEVVDSWITHNEPWCAGFLSYHIGEHAPGHTDLNEAVHAVHHLLLSHGKAVEMLKEEMKSTTPIGITLNLAPKYAKTDSVNDRLAMNNADGYANRWFLDPVFKGHYPVDMMNLFSKYVHSFAFIQEGDMETIAVPCDFLGINFYSRNLVEFSAANDFLQKAAYSDYDRTAMGWDIAPNAFKDLIRRLRAEYTDLPIYITENGAAFDDELIEGRVADQNRIDYVAQHLQAISDLNEEGMNIDGYYLWSLLDNFEWSFGYEKRFGILYVDFETQERIWKDSAHWYANVIKQHKATLPQSV, translated from the coding sequence ATGAAATTTGCACCAAACTTTGTATTCGGAACAGCCACATCGTCGTATCAAATCGAGGGCGCTTACAACGAAGACGGACGGACGCCTTCCATCTGGGATGCGTTTTGCGCAGAAGATGGCAAGGTCTTCAACTGGCAAAACGGTAACGTCGCTTGTGATCATTACCATCGTTATGAAGAGGACATCGCCCATATTAAGAAGCTTGGCGTCGATACGTATCGCTTCTCGATTGCCTGGCCACGGATTTTTCCGCAAAAAGGAATTTATAATCCTGAAGGCATGGCGTTTTATAAGCAGCTTGCAACACGCTTGCGCGAAGAGGGCATTAAGCCGGCTGTCACACTGTATCATTGGGATTTGCCACTCTGGGCACACGAAGAAGGCGGCTGGGTCAACCGAGAATCGGTCGACTGGTTCCTTGATTTTGCACGGGCATGTTTTACGGAGCTTGACGAAGTCGTCGACTCTTGGATTACGCACAATGAGCCGTGGTGTGCTGGGTTCCTCAGCTATCACATCGGGGAACATGCACCCGGTCATACTGATCTAAACGAAGCCGTTCATGCGGTGCATCATTTGCTCTTATCTCACGGAAAAGCAGTCGAAATGCTGAAGGAAGAGATGAAATCGACGACACCGATCGGCATTACACTCAATCTGGCGCCTAAATATGCAAAGACAGATTCGGTCAATGATCGGTTAGCGATGAATAATGCAGACGGCTATGCGAATCGTTGGTTCCTTGATCCGGTCTTTAAGGGGCATTATCCGGTCGACATGATGAATCTTTTCTCAAAATATGTCCATTCGTTTGCTTTCATCCAGGAAGGGGACATGGAAACGATTGCTGTACCGTGTGACTTCCTCGGGATTAATTTCTATAGCCGCAACCTCGTCGAATTCAGCGCAGCAAATGATTTTCTACAAAAAGCTGCGTATTCTGACTACGACAGAACCGCGATGGGATGGGACATTGCACCGAACGCATTCAAGGACTTAATTCGCCGATTGCGGGCGGAATATACAGATTTACCGATCTATATTACAGAAAACGGAGCCGCATTTGACGATGAGCTGATTGAAGGACGGGTCGCCGACCAAAACCGAATCGATTATGTTGCGCAACACTTGCAAGCAATCTCGGATTTGAATGAAGAAGGCATGAATATTGATGGCTACTACTTATGGTCGCTTCTTGACAACTTCGAGTGGAGCTTCGGTTACGAAAAACGCTTCGGAATCCTGTATGTCGATTTCGAGACACAGGAACGAATTTGGAAGGACAGTGCTCATTGGTATGCGAACGTGATCAAGCAACATAAAGCTACGCTTCCCCAAAGCGTATAA
- a CDS encoding RNA polymerase sigma factor: protein MTSRQMRKRERAFVRFLKQYKPNLYWLAYSYMKNEQDSLDVIQDSIQKALQSLDRLEDDERMKAWFYQILTRTAIDAIRKRQHSISYDTERLIELVATKEDTYPDSDLRQALEELPVMYREVVILHYFEDLILKDVATILELNLSTTKSRLYKGLTLLKMKLNGDDLDVKQT from the coding sequence ATGACCTCTCGCCAAATGAGAAAACGGGAACGAGCATTCGTCCGTTTTTTAAAGCAATACAAACCGAATCTCTACTGGTTAGCCTACAGTTATATGAAAAATGAACAGGATAGTCTGGATGTCATTCAGGACAGCATCCAAAAAGCGTTACAATCACTCGACCGACTCGAGGATGATGAACGGATGAAAGCCTGGTTCTATCAGATTTTGACACGAACAGCGATCGATGCGATCCGGAAACGTCAGCATAGTATCAGTTACGACACGGAGCGACTGATCGAACTTGTCGCGACGAAAGAAGATACATACCCGGATTCCGATTTACGACAGGCGCTAGAGGAGCTGCCTGTCATGTACCGGGAAGTCGTTATCTTACACTATTTCGAAGACTTGATCTTAAAAGATGTCGCGACGATTTTAGAGCTGAACCTAAGTACGACCAAGTCTCGCCTCTATAAAGGGTTGACCTTACTGAAAATGAAATTGAATGGAGATGATCTAGATGTCAAACAAACTTGA
- a CDS encoding RsiV family protein: MSNKLDDLKQAYQQPPVPKELDEMIARVERRTRPSRTKQSVLITAAAITLFIGGLNSNASFADAMAKVPVFGQLTEIVTIDWKEMKTQQSADIKAPQVTLPDKALEQQLNEKYIAEGQALYEKFKQETHGQEGVFAIDSRYDIKTDTDDLLSIGRIVTETRASASESVQYDTIDKKQQLVLTLPSLFKNDRYITTISDYLKEEMRRQMKADEGKVYFVEGTPDVPESEQFKRISAKQNFYITTDHKLVLSFDEYSIAPGYMGIVEFKIPTSILKDDLVSSSYIR, encoded by the coding sequence ATGTCAAACAAACTTGATGATCTGAAACAGGCTTACCAACAACCACCGGTCCCAAAAGAACTCGATGAAATGATTGCCCGAGTCGAGCGTCGAACTCGTCCTTCGCGGACGAAGCAATCCGTGTTGATTACAGCGGCCGCCATCACGTTATTCATTGGCGGATTAAATAGTAATGCGTCGTTTGCGGACGCGATGGCGAAGGTGCCGGTCTTCGGTCAACTGACTGAGATCGTGACGATCGACTGGAAAGAGATGAAGACACAACAGTCGGCTGATATTAAAGCACCCCAAGTGACGTTACCGGACAAAGCGCTCGAGCAACAGCTGAATGAAAAGTATATCGCGGAAGGACAAGCGTTATATGAAAAGTTCAAACAAGAGACGCACGGACAAGAGGGAGTATTTGCGATCGATAGCCGATACGACATCAAGACGGATACGGACGACCTGTTGTCGATTGGTCGAATCGTCACGGAGACACGGGCAAGTGCATCGGAAAGCGTCCAGTACGATACGATTGATAAGAAGCAACAGCTTGTCCTGACGTTACCATCCTTGTTCAAGAATGACAGATATATCACGACGATCAGTGATTATCTAAAAGAAGAAATGCGTCGGCAAATGAAGGCAGACGAAGGGAAAGTCTACTTTGTCGAAGGAACACCAGATGTACCGGAGAGCGAACAGTTCAAGCGCATTTCCGCGAAGCAAAATTTCTATATTACAACAGACCACAAATTAGTCCTGTCGTTTGATGAGTACAGCATCGCTCCAGGATATATGGGCATCGTTGAATTTAAGATCCCGACTTCAATCTTAAAAGACGACCTCGTCAGCTCATCCTATATTCGTTGA
- a CDS encoding excalibur calcium-binding domain-containing protein, with protein MKKWSRLVLAGVVSLALIHVPAASEAATKAKAFSSCAEMQKTYKGGVAKKAGLKNRTGYDKNGKPIYKATKYKAYVSLATYNLNTKRDRDKDGIACER; from the coding sequence ATGAAAAAATGGAGTCGGCTCGTACTAGCGGGTGTCGTCAGTCTTGCCTTGATCCATGTTCCGGCAGCCAGTGAAGCGGCAACGAAAGCAAAAGCCTTTTCCAGTTGTGCAGAAATGCAAAAGACGTATAAAGGCGGTGTCGCGAAAAAAGCGGGTCTAAAGAATCGGACCGGGTATGACAAGAATGGAAAACCGATCTACAAAGCAACAAAGTACAAGGCATACGTGAGTCTTGCGACGTATAACTTAAACACGAAAAGAGACCGGGATAAAGACGGCATCGCGTGTGAACGTTAA
- a CDS encoding thioredoxin family protein: MAEFIKSEETFKELISSDAPVIIKFEADWCPDCKRMDYFMPDVESQFDHLPIHTIDKDEFPEIASNHDVMGIPSLLVFKNNEKLAHLHSANAKTPEEVTAFLKQNFN, encoded by the coding sequence ATGGCAGAATTCATTAAGAGTGAAGAAACATTCAAGGAATTGATTTCAAGTGATGCACCGGTCATCATTAAGTTTGAAGCAGACTGGTGCCCAGACTGCAAACGGATGGATTACTTCATGCCGGACGTCGAGTCACAATTCGACCACTTACCAATCCATACGATCGACAAGGATGAGTTCCCTGAAATCGCATCGAACCATGATGTCATGGGAATCCCAAGCTTGCTCGTCTTTAAAAACAATGAAAAATTAGCGCACTTGCACAGTGCAAATGCCAAAACACCAGAAGAAGTTACAGCATTCTTAAAGCAAAACTTCAACTAA
- a CDS encoding cation diffusion facilitator family transporter, producing the protein MEQQKYDNLKRGERGAMISIAAYILLSSLKLIIGYTADSAALRADGLNNATDIIASIAVLIGLRISQRPADDDHKYGHWKSETIASLVASFIMMAVGLQVLIDTISTLFEGKQESPDVLAAYVGIGSALVMYFVYRYNKKLSEEIESKAVMAAAKDNLSDAWVSVGTTIGIVGSQFGMPWLDVVTAIIVGFLICKTAWDIFTEASHELTDGFDEKKLKMYEDVIFDLEGVKGIKSIKGRNYGNNEVVDVVILVNSTLNIHQAHDIATRVEDTLTEEYGVYDIHVHVEPE; encoded by the coding sequence ATGGAACAACAAAAATACGATAATCTAAAACGCGGCGAACGCGGTGCGATGATCAGTATTGCAGCCTATATCTTGTTATCATCTTTAAAATTAATCATTGGTTATACAGCAGATTCCGCCGCACTCCGGGCGGACGGTTTGAACAACGCGACGGACATCATCGCGTCGATTGCCGTCTTAATCGGCTTACGGATCTCACAACGTCCGGCAGATGACGATCACAAGTACGGACACTGGAAAAGTGAGACGATTGCCTCGCTCGTAGCTTCCTTCATCATGATGGCAGTCGGTCTCCAAGTCTTGATCGATACGATCTCGACGTTATTCGAAGGCAAGCAGGAATCGCCTGATGTTCTTGCAGCGTACGTCGGAATTGGTTCAGCTCTCGTGATGTACTTCGTCTATCGTTACAATAAGAAGTTATCCGAGGAGATTGAAAGCAAAGCCGTCATGGCGGCAGCGAAAGATAATCTATCCGATGCTTGGGTCAGTGTCGGGACGACAATCGGGATCGTCGGATCACAGTTCGGCATGCCCTGGCTTGATGTCGTGACAGCGATCATCGTCGGCTTCTTGATCTGTAAGACGGCGTGGGATATCTTCACGGAAGCGTCACACGAACTGACAGATGGCTTTGATGAGAAGAAACTGAAAATGTACGAAGATGTCATTTTCGATCTCGAAGGTGTCAAAGGCATCAAATCGATCAAAGGACGTAACTACGGCAACAATGAAGTCGTTGATGTCGTCATCCTCGTCAACTCCACCTTGAATATCCATCAAGCGCACGATATTGCGACACGTGTTGAGGATACGCTGACGGAAGAATACGGAGTTTATGATATCCATGTTCACGTCGAACCCGAATGA
- a CDS encoding ASCH domain-containing protein encodes MRHEMGLYEVPFRSIEQRLKTVEIRLNDLKRQQVQVGDQIQFTHTETNETLLVQVTKRETFQDFQALYEHVSQESIDCVGWSIDELVTSTYTIYSPEAEQQYGTLALHIELLP; translated from the coding sequence ATGAGACATGAGATGGGATTATATGAAGTACCGTTTCGTTCGATTGAACAACGGCTGAAAACGGTCGAAATTCGACTCAATGATCTGAAACGCCAACAAGTACAAGTCGGTGATCAGATTCAGTTCACGCATACGGAGACGAACGAGACGCTACTCGTCCAGGTGACGAAACGGGAGACATTTCAAGATTTTCAAGCACTGTATGAACACGTATCACAGGAATCCATCGACTGCGTCGGTTGGTCGATCGATGAACTCGTAACATCTACGTATACGATCTATTCACCAGAAGCCGAGCAACAGTACGGAACACTGGCTCTTCATATCGAGTTATTGCCATAA
- a CDS encoding MarR family winged helix-turn-helix transcriptional regulator, with protein MEQTETVRSTAMMQSFWNVQRHLVRAAHQTAQENGLSLPQFHSLMTIAPRGPISQKALATHTHLPKSTLSQSIEGLVQSGWVIRETNPENRREVVLSLSDQGQQFVTEIQEQEKGMQRQLEQVLKTIDQEVFEQMLATHAQIAEGIGRILQPEMKGGCSDD; from the coding sequence ATGGAGCAAACGGAAACGGTTCGTTCAACGGCGATGATGCAGTCGTTTTGGAATGTACAACGACATCTCGTTCGAGCAGCACACCAGACGGCGCAGGAAAACGGACTCAGTTTACCTCAATTTCATAGCTTGATGACGATTGCGCCACGTGGACCGATTTCGCAAAAAGCACTCGCGACACATACGCATTTACCAAAGAGCACACTGAGTCAGTCGATTGAGGGCCTCGTTCAGTCCGGTTGGGTCATTCGGGAGACGAATCCTGAAAATCGACGAGAAGTCGTCCTATCGCTTAGTGATCAAGGACAACAATTCGTGACGGAGATTCAAGAACAAGAGAAGGGAATGCAACGTCAACTCGAACAGGTCCTAAAGACGATTGATCAAGAGGTATTCGAACAGATGCTTGCGACGCATGCTCAGATTGCAGAAGGCATCGGACGTATCTTACAGCCAGAAATGAAAGGAGGATGCTCGGATGATTAA